A genome region from Methylobacterium sp. FF17 includes the following:
- a CDS encoding ABC transporter permease yields the protein MSDLGLAEAAVGLPAAAQIRIEPSPIREFWGRLAARPTAMVGLVIVVALMIMAVFADWIAPYDPIATDWGAIRSPPSLAHPFGTDEVGHDVLSRIIFGARASLGAGLTSVALAVALGLPFGLVAGYAGGLLDMLIMRLTDALLAIPFLILAIALAAFLGPSLTNAMVAIGLSATSTFVRLTRAQVQAVAAEEFIEAARAVGNPPWRIALRHIVPNIVPAILVQATLTIAAAIIAEASLSFLGLGQQPPDPSWGSMLNVAKNFLEQAPWMAIWPGASIFLAVLAFNLLGDGLRDALDPRQRS from the coding sequence ATGAGCGACCTTGGCCTCGCCGAAGCAGCTGTCGGGCTTCCCGCCGCCGCCCAGATCCGGATCGAGCCCAGCCCGATCCGAGAGTTCTGGGGTCGCCTTGCCGCGCGTCCCACCGCCATGGTCGGCCTCGTCATCGTGGTCGCCCTCATGATCATGGCCGTGTTCGCCGATTGGATCGCCCCCTACGATCCCATCGCCACGGACTGGGGCGCCATCCGGAGCCCCCCGAGCCTCGCGCACCCCTTCGGCACCGACGAGGTCGGGCACGACGTCCTCTCGCGGATCATCTTCGGCGCACGCGCGTCCCTCGGCGCCGGCCTCACCTCCGTGGCCCTGGCGGTGGCGCTCGGCCTGCCGTTCGGCCTCGTGGCGGGCTATGCCGGCGGCCTCCTCGACATGCTGATCATGCGCCTCACCGACGCGCTGCTCGCGATCCCGTTCCTCATCCTCGCCATCGCGCTCGCGGCCTTCCTCGGGCCCAGCCTCACCAACGCCATGGTGGCCATCGGCCTTTCGGCGACCTCGACCTTCGTGCGCCTCACCCGCGCCCAGGTGCAGGCGGTGGCGGCCGAGGAATTCATCGAGGCGGCCCGCGCCGTGGGCAACCCGCCCTGGCGGATCGCGCTGCGCCACATCGTGCCCAACATCGTCCCCGCGATCCTGGTGCAGGCGACGCTGACCATCGCGGCCGCGATCATCGCCGAGGCGAGCCTGTCCTTCCTCGGTCTCGGCCAGCAGCCGCCGGACCCGTCCTGGGGCTCGATGCTCAACGTCGCCAAGAACTTCCTCGAACAGGCACCCTGGATGGCGATCTGGCCCGGGGCCTCGATCTTCCTCGCGGTGCTGGCCTTCAACCTCCTGGGCGACGGCCTGCGCGACGCCCTCGACCCGCGCCAGAGGAGCTGA
- a CDS encoding ABC transporter permease, whose product MLRFLVQRLALAIPTLVIASMIIFVLQQLLPGDTATALSGEERDPEVIAFIRQKYHLDQPLPVRYALWAGGVLQGDLGESIRLQKPVLDLVVEKLPVTLELACLAMLVALVIGVPMGILSAVKRGQIADTLANGIALWGLSVPNFWLGILMILLFSVHLGWLPASGYVSPFESLSDNLRAMAMPAFVLGNAIAAVMMRHTRAAMLGVLGSDYVRTARAKGVSPLRLILRHALPNAAIPIITLGALEFGQLLSGAVLTEQVFSVPGFGKLMVDAVLNRDYATVQGVVICTATTYVLLNLGADLLAAFVNPKLRRA is encoded by the coding sequence ATGCTGCGCTTTCTCGTCCAGCGCCTCGCACTCGCGATCCCCACCCTGGTGATCGCCTCGATGATCATCTTCGTGCTCCAGCAGCTCCTGCCCGGCGACACCGCCACGGCCCTGTCGGGCGAGGAGCGCGACCCGGAGGTGATCGCCTTCATCCGGCAGAAGTACCACCTCGATCAGCCGCTGCCCGTGCGCTACGCGCTCTGGGCCGGCGGGGTTCTCCAAGGCGATCTCGGCGAGTCGATCCGCCTGCAGAAGCCGGTCCTCGACCTCGTCGTCGAGAAGTTGCCCGTCACCCTGGAGCTCGCCTGCCTCGCCATGCTGGTGGCCCTCGTCATCGGGGTCCCCATGGGCATCCTCTCGGCGGTCAAGCGCGGCCAGATCGCCGACACCCTCGCCAACGGGATCGCCCTGTGGGGCCTCTCCGTGCCGAACTTCTGGCTCGGCATCCTGATGATCCTGCTGTTCTCGGTCCATCTCGGCTGGCTGCCGGCGTCCGGCTACGTCTCGCCGTTCGAGAGCCTGTCCGACAACCTGCGCGCCATGGCGATGCCGGCCTTCGTGCTCGGCAACGCCATCGCCGCGGTGATGATGCGCCATACCCGTGCGGCGATGCTGGGAGTCCTGGGCTCGGACTACGTCCGTACCGCCCGGGCCAAGGGCGTCTCGCCGCTGCGCCTCATCCTGCGCCACGCTCTGCCGAACGCCGCCATTCCCATCATCACCCTCGGCGCCCTCGAATTCGGACAGCTCCTGTCGGGCGCGGTGCTGACGGAGCAGGTCTTCTCCGTGCCGGGCTTCGGCAAGCTCATGGTCGATGCGGTGCTCAACCGCGACTACGCCACCGTGCAGGGCGTCGTGATCTGCACCGCCACCACCTACGTCCTCCTCAATCTCGGGGCCGATCTCCTGGCCGCCTTCGTCAACCCGAAGCTGCGCCGCGCATGA
- a CDS encoding ABC transporter ATP-binding protein yields MSAADRTPSTVAPVLAVENLQVAFRAGGREHLAVQGLDLSVSRGEVVGLVGESGSGKSVTGLALMGLIDPPGRVAGGRIVFEGRDLMGLPESELRRLRGARMAMIFQDPMTTLNPVLRVETQIVEAITAHERVSAKAARARAREALVRVGIPAPDERLGAYPHQLSGGMRQRIAIAIALLHRPALLIADEPTTALDVTIQAQILAEAQDLCAEMGTALIWITHDLAVVAGLADRLLVMYAGRVVEAGPVAAVVEAPLHPYSAGLIGAAPSRNERGARLAQIPGLAPPLDQRPPGCAFAPRCFNVRPDCTEPPPLVRRSGREALCRYPLSETVVA; encoded by the coding sequence GTGAGCGCGGCGGACCGGACGCCCTCGACCGTCGCGCCCGTCCTCGCCGTCGAGAACCTTCAGGTCGCCTTCCGAGCCGGAGGCCGGGAGCACCTCGCGGTTCAGGGACTGGATCTGTCCGTGTCCCGCGGCGAGGTGGTCGGACTCGTCGGCGAATCCGGCTCGGGAAAGTCCGTGACCGGGCTTGCCCTCATGGGCCTGATCGATCCGCCGGGCCGGGTCGCCGGAGGGCGGATCGTCTTCGAAGGCCGCGACCTCATGGGCCTGCCCGAATCCGAGCTTCGGCGCCTGCGCGGGGCACGCATGGCGATGATCTTCCAGGATCCGATGACCACCCTGAACCCGGTGCTCCGGGTCGAAACCCAGATCGTCGAGGCGATCACCGCCCACGAGCGGGTCTCGGCCAAGGCGGCCCGCGCCCGCGCCCGCGAGGCGCTGGTGCGGGTCGGCATCCCCGCGCCCGACGAGCGCCTCGGCGCGTACCCGCACCAACTCTCCGGCGGCATGCGCCAGCGGATTGCCATCGCCATCGCGCTGCTGCATCGCCCCGCGCTCCTCATCGCGGACGAACCCACCACCGCGCTCGACGTGACGATCCAGGCCCAGATCCTGGCGGAGGCACAGGATCTCTGCGCCGAGATGGGCACCGCGCTGATCTGGATCACCCACGACCTCGCGGTGGTCGCCGGTCTCGCCGACCGGCTCCTCGTGATGTACGCGGGCCGGGTGGTGGAGGCCGGGCCGGTGGCCGCGGTGGTGGAGGCGCCGCTCCATCCCTACAGCGCCGGACTCATCGGCGCGGCCCCGAGCCGCAACGAACGCGGCGCCCGACTGGCGCAGATCCCCGGCCTTGCCCCGCCGCTGGACCAGCGCCCGCCGGGCTGCGCCTTCGCGCCCCGCTGCTTCAACGTCCGGCCCGACTGCACGGAGCCGCCGCCCCTGGTCCGCCGGTCGGGCCGGGAGGCCCTCTGCCGATATCCTCTCAGCGAGACCGTCGTCGCGTGA
- a CDS encoding ABC transporter ATP-binding protein — MAELRASPGPAPLLEVRDLGVAFDGEGGALHAVNGVSYTLHEGETLGIVGESGSGKSVHVLAMLGLIPRPPGRITGGQVLFEGRDLLAIPERELRKVRGGKIGFVFQDPMSSLNPGMTVAAQIVEPLRIHLGLDGRAARARAKDLLDLVRIPNAAARLDQYPHEFSGGQRQRVMIAVGLSCRPKLLIADEATTALDVTVQAEIIALVQELKREIGMAILWITHDLGVVAGIADTVQVMYAGRILERGPVDSIFRDPRSAYTLGLLRSLPDLSRGRAGRKRLHQIDGAPPDMRDPPPGDPFAPRNAYATPRCRREPPPLAQAPGATPGHLVAAWYDLPAILAAEEPAR; from the coding sequence ATGGCGGAACTCCGAGCGAGCCCCGGACCCGCCCCTCTCCTCGAGGTACGTGACCTCGGCGTCGCCTTCGACGGGGAAGGCGGCGCCCTCCACGCCGTCAACGGCGTCTCCTACACCCTGCACGAGGGCGAGACCCTCGGCATCGTCGGGGAATCGGGCTCGGGCAAGAGCGTGCACGTGCTGGCGATGCTGGGGCTGATCCCGCGCCCGCCCGGCCGCATCACCGGGGGCCAAGTGCTGTTCGAGGGGCGCGATCTCCTGGCCATTCCGGAGCGCGAACTGCGGAAGGTCCGGGGCGGGAAGATCGGCTTCGTGTTCCAGGACCCGATGAGTTCGCTCAATCCGGGCATGACGGTGGCCGCCCAGATCGTCGAGCCCCTGCGCATCCATCTCGGCCTCGACGGCCGCGCCGCGCGGGCGCGCGCGAAAGATCTCCTCGACCTCGTGCGCATCCCCAACGCGGCCGCGCGCCTCGACCAGTACCCGCATGAGTTTTCCGGCGGCCAACGCCAGCGGGTGATGATCGCCGTGGGCCTGTCCTGCCGCCCCAAGCTGCTCATTGCCGACGAGGCGACGACCGCGCTGGACGTCACCGTCCAGGCCGAGATCATCGCCCTGGTGCAGGAGCTCAAACGCGAGATCGGCATGGCGATCCTCTGGATCACCCACGACCTCGGCGTGGTGGCCGGCATCGCCGACACGGTGCAGGTGATGTATGCCGGCCGCATCCTCGAGCGCGGCCCGGTGGACAGCATCTTTCGCGATCCCCGCAGCGCCTACACCCTGGGGCTCCTGCGCTCCCTACCCGATCTCAGCCGAGGTCGGGCTGGGCGAAAGCGCCTGCACCAGATCGATGGTGCGCCGCCGGACATGCGCGATCCGCCGCCGGGCGATCCCTTCGCCCCGCGCAACGCCTACGCCACCCCGCGCTGCCGGCGGGAGCCGCCCCCGCTCGCCCAGGCGCCGGGCGCCACGCCGGGTCACCTCGTGGCCGCGTGGTACGACCTGCCGGCGATCCTCGCCGCCGAGGAGCCCGCGCGATGA
- a CDS encoding ABC transporter ATP-binding protein: MKPVTSAGYPLLSVRNLSKHYPLRHWWGGQGSVFRAVEDVSFDIRPGETLGLVGESGSGKSTIGRAVTMLNPPTSGTVAFEGADLARLPPREMRRMRARVQTVFQDPYGALNPRMSVGDYVAEPFKLHRPKVGRAERRDEVEGLFARVGLDPRFARRYPHQFSGGQRQRICIARAIALKPSFIVADEPIAALDVSIQAQVVNLLQDLQDELGISYLFISHDLRMVRYLCQRVAVLWRGRIVELAEADALYDDPRHLYTRRLLSAVPVPNPAEERARLRAAAGMLPMSPDAGGALVEVAPGHWVAGGDTPA; this comes from the coding sequence ATGAAGCCCGTGACCTCCGCCGGCTATCCGCTCCTGTCCGTGCGCAACCTGAGCAAGCACTACCCTCTGCGCCACTGGTGGGGCGGGCAGGGTTCGGTCTTCAGGGCCGTCGAGGATGTCAGCTTCGACATCCGCCCCGGCGAGACCCTCGGACTGGTCGGCGAGTCCGGTTCCGGCAAGTCCACCATCGGCCGGGCCGTGACCATGCTGAACCCGCCGACCTCCGGCACCGTCGCGTTCGAGGGCGCGGACCTCGCCCGGCTCCCGCCCCGCGAGATGCGCCGGATGCGCGCCCGCGTCCAGACCGTGTTCCAGGACCCCTACGGCGCCCTCAATCCGCGCATGAGCGTGGGCGACTACGTGGCCGAGCCCTTCAAGCTCCATCGCCCCAAGGTCGGCCGGGCGGAGCGGCGCGACGAGGTCGAGGGCCTGTTCGCCCGCGTCGGCCTCGATCCGCGCTTCGCGCGGCGTTACCCGCACCAGTTCTCGGGCGGGCAGCGCCAGCGCATCTGCATCGCCCGCGCCATCGCGTTGAAGCCGAGCTTCATCGTGGCCGACGAGCCCATCGCCGCACTCGACGTCTCGATCCAGGCCCAGGTGGTGAACCTGCTGCAGGATCTGCAGGATGAACTCGGCATCTCCTACCTGTTCATCTCCCACGACCTGCGCATGGTGCGCTACCTCTGCCAGCGGGTCGCCGTGCTCTGGCGCGGCCGCATCGTCGAACTCGCCGAGGCGGACGCCCTCTACGACGACCCGCGCCACCTCTATACGCGGCGCCTCCTCAGCGCCGTGCCCGTGCCGAATCCGGCGGAGGAGCGCGCCCGCCTGCGTGCCGCCGCCGGGATGCTGCCCATGAGCCCGGATGCGGGCGGCGCCCTCGTCGAGGTCGCCCCCGGCCACTGGGTCGCGGGCGGCGATACCCCCGCGTAA
- a CDS encoding ABC transporter substrate-binding protein — translation MLRLFAACLVAGAVSLAPVQAQTLRFGLMEDPDALDPSLARTFTSRMVFAALCDKLVDIGPDLKPVPQLATSWSLSEDEKTLTMTLRPGVLFHDGETLDAAAAKYSIERHLKLPGSQRRGEIAPIDRVEVVDDLTFRIILKTPFAPLMAQFTDRAGMMVSPKAAERLGDKFSTSPVCAGPFKFVERVPQDRIVVERFDNYWNKDQIHLARIEFRPIPDGTVRLTNLRAGQLDLLERLTPTDLPQVSRDPKLKVGSTYELGFQSIVLNPNRAGSALADPRVRAAFDLAIDRNALNQVVFSGEFLPGNQWVSPKHPAYVKEYPLPKRDVAKAKALLAEAGIPKPSVTLTVYANNEAPQVGQVIQAMTREAGFDVKLQATDFTTALDAADKGNFDAYLYSWSGRPDPDGNTFSFLACKTPLNYARYCDPEADAALASERAAVDPVQRATAWKRLADKVMADRPLIYLFHRKLFWAYGTKLSGFTPYPDGLVRFGGLKLN, via the coding sequence ATGCTGCGTCTGTTCGCTGCCTGCCTCGTCGCGGGCGCCGTTTCGCTCGCCCCCGTCCAAGCCCAGACCCTCCGCTTCGGATTGATGGAGGACCCCGACGCCCTCGATCCGAGCCTCGCCCGCACCTTCACCAGCCGAATGGTCTTCGCCGCTCTGTGCGACAAGCTCGTGGATATCGGCCCCGACCTGAAGCCCGTGCCGCAACTCGCGACAAGTTGGAGCCTTTCGGAGGACGAGAAAACCCTCACCATGACCCTGCGGCCGGGCGTGCTGTTCCATGACGGCGAGACGCTCGACGCGGCGGCGGCCAAGTACAGCATCGAGCGGCACCTGAAGCTCCCCGGCTCCCAGCGACGCGGCGAGATCGCGCCCATCGACCGGGTCGAGGTCGTTGACGACCTGACGTTCCGAATCATCCTCAAGACCCCGTTCGCGCCCCTCATGGCCCAGTTCACGGACCGGGCCGGCATGATGGTCTCGCCGAAGGCCGCCGAGCGGCTGGGCGACAAGTTCTCCACCTCTCCCGTCTGCGCCGGCCCGTTCAAGTTCGTCGAGCGCGTGCCTCAGGATCGCATCGTGGTCGAGCGCTTCGACAATTACTGGAACAAGGACCAGATCCACCTCGCGCGCATCGAGTTCCGCCCGATTCCCGATGGCACCGTGCGGCTGACCAACCTGCGCGCCGGCCAGCTCGACCTGCTGGAGCGCCTCACTCCCACCGACCTGCCGCAGGTGAGCCGCGACCCCAAGCTGAAGGTCGGCTCCACCTACGAGCTCGGCTTCCAGTCCATCGTCCTCAATCCGAACAGGGCCGGTTCGGCCCTCGCCGATCCGCGCGTGCGGGCGGCCTTCGATCTGGCCATCGACCGCAACGCCCTCAATCAGGTGGTGTTCAGCGGCGAGTTCCTGCCCGGCAACCAGTGGGTCTCCCCGAAGCACCCGGCCTACGTGAAGGAGTATCCGCTCCCGAAGCGGGATGTCGCCAAGGCCAAGGCGCTCCTGGCCGAGGCCGGGATCCCGAAGCCCAGCGTCACCCTGACCGTCTACGCCAACAACGAGGCGCCCCAGGTCGGCCAGGTGATCCAGGCGATGACGCGGGAAGCCGGCTTCGACGTAAAGCTCCAGGCCACCGACTTCACCACCGCGCTCGATGCCGCCGACAAGGGCAACTTCGACGCCTACCTGTATTCGTGGAGCGGCCGCCCGGACCCGGACGGCAACACCTTCAGCTTCCTCGCCTGCAAGACACCGCTGAACTACGCCCGCTACTGCGATCCGGAGGCGGATGCCGCGCTGGCCTCCGAGCGGGCGGCAGTGGACCCCGTGCAGCGCGCCACGGCCTGGAAGCGCCTGGCTGACAAGGTGATGGCCGACCGGCCGCTGATCTATCTGTTTCACCGGAAGCTGTTCTGGGCCTACGGCACGAAGCTGTCCGGCTTCACGCCCTATCCCGACGGCCTCGTGCGCTTCGGCGGCCTGAAACTGAACTGA
- a CDS encoding ABC transporter ATP-binding protein, with protein MSSLVTLESVSKRFGTTPSLSARIAGLLGERRRPASVQAVSNIDMRVEAGEVVGLVGESGCGKSTLARLVAGLHEPSDGRVLRAGVDLARMTPGERRAAQLSVQMVFQDATASLNPRMRVLDIVGEAPVAHGLVSARAKRDYVADLLARVSLGADAMARFPHQFSGGQRARIGIARALAVRPKMLVLDESVAALDVSIQAQVLNLFLDLRRDLRLTYLFVSHDLGVIEHVATRVLVMYLGRIVEEAPAEALFAAPAHPYTISLLAQTPRLVPGKRRFQGLAGEPPSPLAPPPGCAFHPRCAHAVARCRAERPELRSLDNERRVACHRDRSEFG; from the coding sequence GTGAGTTCCCTCGTCACCTTGGAATCCGTGTCGAAGCGCTTCGGCACCACACCCTCCCTCTCCGCCCGCATCGCCGGCCTGCTCGGCGAGCGTCGCCGGCCTGCCAGCGTCCAGGCGGTCTCGAATATCGACATGCGGGTGGAGGCCGGCGAGGTCGTCGGACTCGTCGGAGAATCCGGCTGCGGCAAGTCCACGCTCGCCCGCCTCGTGGCCGGGCTCCACGAGCCGAGCGACGGACGGGTGCTGCGCGCGGGGGTGGACTTGGCCCGAATGACGCCGGGCGAGCGCCGCGCCGCCCAGCTGAGCGTACAGATGGTGTTTCAGGACGCCACCGCCTCCCTCAATCCACGCATGCGCGTTCTCGACATCGTCGGCGAGGCGCCGGTCGCCCATGGCCTCGTGAGTGCCAGGGCCAAGCGGGACTACGTCGCCGACCTCCTCGCGCGGGTGAGCCTCGGGGCGGACGCGATGGCCCGCTTCCCCCATCAGTTCTCGGGAGGCCAGCGGGCCCGGATCGGCATCGCCCGGGCGCTGGCGGTGCGGCCGAAGATGCTCGTCCTCGACGAGTCCGTTGCGGCCCTCGACGTCTCCATCCAGGCCCAGGTGCTCAATCTCTTCCTCGACCTGCGTCGCGACCTCCGGCTGACCTACCTGTTCGTCAGTCACGATCTCGGGGTGATCGAGCACGTGGCGACGCGGGTGCTGGTGATGTATCTCGGCCGCATCGTCGAGGAGGCGCCGGCGGAGGCCCTGTTCGCCGCCCCGGCCCATCCCTACACGATCAGCCTGCTCGCGCAGACGCCCCGGCTCGTGCCCGGCAAGCGCCGGTTCCAGGGCCTCGCCGGCGAGCCTCCCTCGCCCCTGGCTCCCCCGCCGGGCTGCGCCTTCCATCCGCGCTGCGCCCATGCTGTCGCGCGCTGCCGGGCGGAGCGACCGGAGCTACGCAGCCTCGACAATGAACGCCGGGTCGCCTGCCACCGGGATCGATCTGAGTTCGGATAA
- the ggt gene encoding gamma-glutamyltransferase, giving the protein MRDFSKPGRSPVYAANAAVATSHPLASLAAIEVLKAGGNAVDAAIAAVAVQGVVEPAMTGIGGDCFALYAPKGACVPLALNGSGRSPTAAHDAWYLDNDVAIGPTSPHAVTVPGAIAAWAKLLADHGTRTLGELLQPAIAYAEDGYPVQPRVAYDWARNRDKLRADPGSAAAYLVDGEAPAVGTMMRHPRLAATLRRIAEHGPAGFYEGPVAEDMVRTLRERGGLHTLEDFASAAPEYVTPISTRYRGYDVYECPPSGQGLAALMMLNVLSQYDVGALSELDRVHLFAEACKQAYHHRDALFADPVVNAVPVEHLLSQAWQARAHGAIDMARAQAPVLWPEVRHTDTVYLCVVDRDGNAISLINSIFQGFGSGITAPESGVLLHNRGYSFRVEPGHPNTIGPAKRPMHTIIPGMLMRDGAAVAPFGVMGGHYQAMGHVELLTGLIDRGLDVQEALDAPRSFAYGGGIELEGGFAPGLAEALAARGHLTVPAVGPIGGGQVIWIDPATGMRAAGSDPRKDGLALGY; this is encoded by the coding sequence GTGAGAGACTTCTCGAAGCCGGGGCGCTCCCCCGTCTATGCCGCGAACGCGGCGGTCGCGACTTCCCACCCCCTTGCCTCCCTGGCGGCCATCGAGGTCCTGAAGGCCGGGGGCAACGCGGTCGATGCCGCCATCGCGGCGGTGGCGGTGCAGGGTGTGGTCGAGCCGGCCATGACCGGCATCGGCGGCGACTGCTTCGCGCTCTACGCGCCGAAGGGAGCGTGCGTGCCCCTCGCCCTCAACGGCTCCGGCCGCAGCCCGACTGCCGCGCACGATGCTTGGTACCTCGACAACGACGTGGCCATCGGGCCGACCTCGCCCCATGCCGTGACGGTTCCGGGCGCCATCGCGGCCTGGGCGAAGTTGCTGGCGGATCACGGAACCCGCACCTTAGGCGAGTTGCTGCAGCCGGCGATCGCTTACGCCGAGGACGGCTACCCGGTGCAGCCGCGCGTCGCCTACGACTGGGCGCGCAACCGCGACAAGTTGCGAGCCGATCCGGGCTCGGCCGCCGCCTACCTCGTCGACGGCGAGGCCCCGGCGGTCGGTACGATGATGCGCCACCCGAGGCTCGCCGCCACCCTGCGGCGCATCGCCGAGCACGGACCGGCCGGCTTCTATGAGGGGCCGGTGGCCGAGGACATGGTGCGCACCTTGCGCGAACGCGGCGGCCTGCACACGCTGGAGGATTTCGCCAGCGCGGCGCCCGAATACGTGACCCCGATCTCGACGCGCTACCGGGGCTACGACGTTTACGAATGTCCCCCCAGCGGCCAGGGCCTCGCCGCCCTGATGATGCTGAACGTCCTGTCGCAGTACGACGTCGGCGCGCTCTCGGAACTCGACCGGGTCCACCTCTTCGCGGAGGCCTGCAAGCAGGCCTACCATCACCGCGACGCCCTGTTCGCCGACCCCGTGGTGAACGCGGTGCCGGTGGAGCACCTGCTTTCGCAGGCCTGGCAGGCGCGGGCGCACGGCGCCATCGACATGGCGCGCGCACAGGCGCCCGTACTCTGGCCGGAGGTCCGGCACACCGACACGGTCTATCTCTGCGTTGTCGACCGCGACGGCAACGCGATCTCGCTGATCAACTCGATCTTCCAGGGCTTCGGCAGCGGCATCACCGCGCCGGAAAGCGGCGTGCTCCTGCACAATCGCGGCTACTCCTTCCGGGTCGAGCCCGGCCACCCGAACACCATCGGCCCCGCGAAACGCCCGATGCACACCATCATCCCCGGCATGCTGATGCGCGACGGCGCCGCCGTGGCGCCCTTCGGCGTGATGGGTGGGCACTACCAGGCCATGGGCCATGTCGAACTCCTCACCGGTCTCATCGACCGCGGCCTTGACGTGCAGGAAGCTCTCGATGCACCGCGCAGCTTCGCCTATGGAGGCGGCATCGAACTGGAGGGCGGCTTCGCACCGGGCCTCGCCGAGGCCCTTGCGGCGCGCGGCCACCTCACGGTACCGGCCGTAGGTCCGATCGGGGGCGGCCAGGTGATCTGGATCGACCCGGCCACGGGGATGCGCGCCGCCGGCTCCGACCCCCGCAAGGACGGCCTCGCCCTCGGCTATTGA